Proteins from a single region of Anastrepha ludens isolate Willacy chromosome 5, idAnaLude1.1, whole genome shotgun sequence:
- the LOC128862944 gene encoding DEP domain-containing protein DDB_G0279099, whose protein sequence is MGHRSSKLSAGFTNGNTSLNKSSATDTTSSAKLSKHSTRRHSSRFPKSRSVNSDCNKNYRNSIASLTSNSTNVATVYGGNKFLPILRLDSGDSVTEDSGLTSVSNNTPGQIIIKIRFKTHSQCEMDNAQQSTLPSTSHTSTQTEARIENYRRLVDTNSNKVLHIDAEKVEITRSSDNSSLNNNNNSRASLPVHLNPLRITEPLPEQSADGGVDPVEYYEVTEEASAASIRNRPDSSRRQRAKSAFMNFRSMLESSSCSISKSHSNKISNGNNNNNNNNSSTNHSHSIPQSLPVLSVAPTRQQQIRPFDGETTGLSNASASSIYHSTPICNPTPASASDAITSTPLSITTSTATLPPQTSATNQLAIWTSNKDVIISSINLVVCPSTAGGVTLERLTATELVAGNNDGGGSIVNCSADQLSQEERENLNSTAHTSLTKSSIHVAPRALCPIVHSQVDFVHYLVPDLERIFNSSFYWGKMDRYEAERLLEGKPEGTFLLRDSAQEEYLFSVTFRKYGRSLHARIEQSGHKFSFDCHDPAVFSTSTVTGLLEHYKDPGSVMFFEPMLTVPFHRGTVFSLQQLARAAIVSHNTYDGIAKLELPARLKAYLKEYHYKQKLRVKLLDETLLTCT, encoded by the exons ATGGGGCACCGTTCCAGCAAACTATCTGCTGGCTTCACCAACGGTAACACTAGCCTCAACAAAAGTTCAGCTACAGACACAACGTCATCGGCTAAATTGTCCAAGCATTCAACTCGCCGTCATTCGTCACGTTTTCCAAAGTCGCGTTCAGTAAATAGCGACTGTAATAAGAATTATCGCAATTCAATTGCATCACTCACCAGCAATAGCACTAACGTCGCCACTGTGTACGGAGGCAACAAGTTCTTGCCCATTTTGCGATTGGACAGTGGCGATTCAGTAACCGAAGACAGCGGTCTAACATCAGTGTCCAACAACACACCAGGACAGATTATTATAAAGATACGCTTCAAAACGCATTCGCAGTGTGAGATGGATAATGCACAACAGAGTACACTGCCGTCAACATCCCACACGTCCACCCAAACTGAGGCAAGGATCGAGAATTATCGGCGCTTAGTGGATACGAATTCGAATAAGGTGCTGCACATAGATGCTGAAAAAGTGGAAATCACTAGAAGTTCGGACAACTCAtcgttaaataataataataatagtagagCATCACTTCCGGTTCATTTAAATCCGCTACGCATTACTGAACCGCTGCCGGAACAAAGCGCAGACGGTGGTGTTGATCCCGTGGAGTACTACGAGGTTACCGAAGAGGCTTCTGCTGCCTCCATACGCAACCGGCCGGATAGTAGCCGGCGTCAGAGAGCTAAGTCGGCTTTTATGAATTTTAGAAGCATGTTGGAATCGTCCAGCTGCAGCATCAGTAAATCGCATTCGAATAAAATATCGaatggcaataacaacaataataataataacagcagCACTAATCATTCCCACAGTATTCCACAATCGCTTCCAGTATTGTCAGTTGCACCAACGCGTCAGCAGCAAATACGGCCGTTTGATGGTGAGACAACAGGATTGTCGAATGCTAGTGCTTCCAGCATTTACCATAGCACACCTATTTGTAATCCCACTCCTGCATCAGCTTCCGATGCAATTACATCCACTCCACTATCAATTACTACCTCAACAGCAACACTTCCACCACAGACCTCAGCAACCAATCAGCTGGCCATATGGACATCCAACAAAGATGTCATCATTTCCTCCATAAACTTGGTGGTATGCCCATCAACAGCGGGCGGCGTCACATTGGAGCGTCTGACGGCAACAGAACTCGTTGCTGGGAATAATGACGGTGGTGGCTCTATTGTAAACTGCAGTGCTGATCAATTAAGCCAGGAAGAACGCGAGAACTTGAATAGCACAGCGCACACTTCGTTGACGAAGAGTAGTATACATGTCGCACCTAGAGCGCTGTGTCCCATTGTGCACTCgcaagtggattttgtgcactATCTCGTACCTGATTTAGAGCGTATTTTCAACTCAAGCTTTTACTGGGGCAAAATGGATCGCTATGAGGCTGAGCGTCTACTGGAGGGCAAGCCCGAAGGAACATTCTTATTGCGTGATTCGGCACAGGAGGAGTACTTGTTCTCGGTGACATTCCGCAAATACGGACGATCGCTGCATGCGCGTATTGAACAGAGTGGCCACAAGTTTAG CTTCGATTGCCACGATCCAGCCGTTTTCAGCACTTCCACAGTGACCGGTTTGTTGGAACATTATAAGGATCCCGGCAGCGTCATGTTCTTTGAACCAATGCTGACTGTACCATTCCATCGCGGAACAGTCTTCTCCTTACAGCAATTAGCGCGTGCCGCCATTGTATCACACAACACCTATGATGGCATAGCTAAACTAGAGCTGCCGGCGCGCCTAAAAGCATACCTTAAAGAATATCACTACAAACAGAAGTTGCGTGTGAAGTTACTCGATGAGACACTACTTACATGCACCTAG